Proteins co-encoded in one Streptococcus pyogenes genomic window:
- the mnmG gene encoding tRNA uridine-5-carboxymethylaminomethyl(34) synthesis enzyme MnmG yields the protein MTHEFTESYDVIVIGAGHAGVEASLATSRMGCKTLLATINLDMLAFMPCNPSIGGSAKGIVVREIDALGGEMGKNIDKTYIQMKMLNTGKGPAVRALRAQADKSLYAREMKHTVEKQANLTLRQTMIDDILVEDGRVVGVLTATGQKFAAKAVVVTTGTALRGEIILGELKYSSGPNNSLASVTLADNLKKLGLEIGRFKTGTPPRVKASSINYDQTEIQPGDDKPNHFSFMSKDADYLKDQIPCWLTYTNQTSHDIINQNLYRAPMFSGIVKGVGPRYCPSIEDKIVRFADKERHQLFLEPEGRDTEEVYVQGLSTSLPEDVQKDLIHSIKGLEKAEMMRTGYAIEYDIVLPHQLRATLETKLISGLFTAGQTNGTSGYEEAAGQGLIAGINAALKVQGKPELILKRSDAYIGVMIDDLVTKGTLEPYRLLTSRAEYRLILRHDNADMRLTEIGRDIGLVDDERWKAFEIKKNQFDNELKRLNSIKLKPIKETNDRVQDLGFKPLTDAMTAKEFMRRPEIDYATAVSFVGPAAEDLDAKIIELLETEIKYEGYIRKALDQVAKMKRMEEKRIPTNIDWDAIDSIATEARQKFKKINPETIGQASRISGVNPADISILMIYLEGNGKAHRKY from the coding sequence ATGACACATGAATTTACAGAAAGCTATGACGTCATTGTCATAGGTGCAGGTCATGCTGGTGTTGAAGCCAGTTTGGCCACTAGTCGTATGGGTTGTAAAACTTTATTGGCAACAATCAACCTTGATATGTTGGCTTTTATGCCGTGTAATCCTTCTATTGGAGGATCTGCCAAAGGGATAGTGGTTAGAGAGATTGATGCTCTTGGCGGCGAAATGGGTAAAAATATTGATAAAACTTATATCCAGATGAAAATGCTTAATACAGGTAAGGGACCAGCTGTACGCGCTCTCCGAGCTCAAGCAGATAAATCCCTGTATGCGCGTGAAATGAAACATACGGTTGAAAAACAGGCTAATTTGACTCTTCGCCAAACGATGATTGATGATATTCTAGTTGAAGATGGACGAGTTGTAGGTGTTTTAACAGCCACAGGACAAAAATTTGCAGCTAAGGCAGTTGTAGTGACAACAGGAACAGCTCTGCGTGGCGAAATTATTTTAGGAGAACTCAAATATTCTTCTGGGCCTAATAATAGTTTGGCATCAGTAACCTTAGCAGATAATTTAAAAAAACTCGGCTTAGAAATTGGCAGATTCAAAACAGGAACGCCTCCTCGTGTCAAAGCATCTTCTATTAATTACGATCAAACGGAAATTCAGCCAGGTGATGACAAACCTAATCATTTTTCATTTATGTCAAAAGATGCTGATTATCTCAAAGATCAAATTCCCTGCTGGTTGACTTATACGAATCAAACTAGTCATGATATCATTAATCAGAACCTTTACAGAGCACCGATGTTTTCTGGCATTGTTAAAGGTGTAGGCCCTCGTTACTGCCCATCTATTGAAGATAAGATTGTTCGCTTTGCTGATAAAGAACGTCATCAACTTTTCTTAGAGCCAGAGGGGCGTGATACAGAAGAAGTGTATGTTCAAGGGTTGTCAACGAGTCTTCCAGAAGATGTCCAAAAAGATTTGATTCATTCGATCAAAGGACTTGAAAAGGCTGAAATGATGCGCACTGGTTATGCTATTGAATATGATATTGTTTTACCTCACCAGCTACGTGCCACACTTGAAACCAAGCTAATTTCAGGACTCTTTACGGCTGGGCAAACTAATGGAACTTCTGGGTATGAAGAGGCTGCTGGCCAAGGACTTATTGCTGGAATCAATGCTGCTTTGAAAGTTCAAGGTAAGCCAGAACTTATTTTGAAACGGAGCGATGCCTATATTGGCGTTATGATTGACGATTTGGTTACCAAAGGAACCTTGGAACCTTATCGATTGTTGACATCGCGAGCTGAGTATCGTTTGATTTTACGTCATGACAACGCTGATATGCGTTTGACAGAGATTGGTCGCGACATTGGGTTGGTTGATGATGAGCGTTGGAAGGCCTTCGAAATTAAGAAAAACCAATTTGATAACGAATTAAAACGTCTGAACAGTATCAAATTAAAACCGATTAAAGAAACCAATGACCGCGTTCAAGATCTAGGCTTCAAACCGTTAACCGATGCGATGACTGCTAAAGAATTCATGCGTCGTCCAGAAATTGATTATGCGACTGCAGTCTCTTTTGTTGGTCCTGCGGCTGAAGATTTAGATGCTAAAATCATTGAACTTTTAGAAACAGAAATCAAGTACGAAGGCTATATTCGCAAAGCTTTAGATCAGGTTGCTAAGATGAAACGCATGGAAGAAAAACGTATTCCTACAAATATTGATTGGGATGCTATTGATTCTATTGCAACTGAGGCGCGTCAGAAATTTAAGAAAATTAATCCTGAAACAATTGGACAAGCTAGTCGTATTTCAGGAGTCAATCCTGCGGACATCAGTATCTTGATGATTTATTTAGAAGGAAACGGAAAAGCTCATCGAAAATATTAA
- a CDS encoding TetR/AcrR family transcriptional regulator, producing MVNRKENTKQAILKAMVMLLKTESFDDITTVKLSKRAGISRSSFYTHYKDKYEMIDYYQQTFFHKLEYIFEKKYQNKEQAFLEVFEFLQREQLLSSLLSANGTKEIQAFIINKVRLLITTDLQDKFSTEELSQTEKEYQSIYLAHAFFGVCQSWIAKGKKESPQEMTQFVLKMLTST from the coding sequence ATGGTCAACCGTAAAGAAAATACGAAGCAAGCAATTTTAAAAGCAATGGTTATGTTACTAAAAACCGAAAGTTTTGACGATATTACCACAGTTAAATTATCTAAAAGAGCTGGAATTAGTCGCTCTAGTTTTTACACACACTATAAAGATAAATATGAAATGATTGACTATTATCAGCAAACCTTTTTTCACAAATTAGAATATATTTTTGAGAAAAAATATCAAAATAAAGAACAAGCCTTCCTTGAAGTATTTGAATTTCTCCAAAGAGAACAGCTTCTCTCTTCCCTTTTGTCTGCTAACGGTACTAAAGAAATACAGGCCTTTATCATCAATAAAGTTCGCCTACTCATCACTACTGATTTACAGGACAAGTTCAGTACCGAAGAGTTATCTCAAACGGAAAAAGAATACCAAAGTATCTACTTAGCCCATGCTTTTTTTGGTGTCTGTCAAAGTTGGATTGCTAAAGGTAAAAAAGAATCACCTCAAGAAATGACACAATTCGTTCTCAAAATGCTTACGAGTACCTAA
- the dnaB gene encoding replicative DNA helicase, which yields MRLPEVAELRVQPQDLLAEQSVLGSIFISPDKLIAVREFISPDDFYKYAHKIIFRAMITLSDRNDAIDATTIRTILDDQDDLQSIGGLSYIVELVNSVPTSANAEYYAKIVAEKAMLRDIIARLTESVNLAYDEILKPEEVIAGVERALIELNEHSNRSGFRKISDVLKVNYEALEARSKQTSNVTGLPTGFRDLDKITTGLHPDQLVILAARPAVGKTAFVLNIAQNVGTKQKKTVAIFSLEMGAESLVDRMLAAEGMVDSHSLRTGQLTDQDWNNVTIAQGALAEAPIYIDDTPGIKITEIRARSRKLSQEVDGGLGLIVIDYLQLITGTKPENRQQEVSDISRQLKILAKELKVPVIALSQLSRGVEQRQDKRPVLSDIRESGSIEQDADIVAFLYRDDYYRKECDDAEEAVEDNTIEVILEKNRAGARGTVKLMFQKEYNKFSSIAQFEER from the coding sequence ATGAGGTTGCCTGAAGTAGCTGAATTACGAGTTCAACCCCAAGATTTACTAGCAGAGCAATCTGTTCTTGGGTCAATCTTTATCTCACCTGATAAGCTGATTGCAGTGAGAGAATTTATCAGTCCAGACGATTTTTATAAGTACGCTCATAAAATTATCTTTCGGGCAATGATTACCCTCAGCGATCGTAATGATGCCATTGATGCAACCACTATAAGAACAATCCTAGATGATCAAGATGATCTGCAAAGTATTGGTGGCTTATCCTATATTGTTGAACTAGTTAATAGTGTCCCAACTAGTGCTAATGCAGAATATTATGCTAAAATTGTAGCTGAGAAAGCTATGTTGCGTGATATTATTGCTAGGTTGACAGAATCTGTCAACCTAGCTTATGATGAAATTTTAAAACCAGAAGAGGTTATCGCTGGAGTTGAGAGAGCTTTAATTGAACTCAATGAACATAGTAATCGTAGTGGGTTTCGCAAAATTTCAGATGTGCTAAAAGTTAATTACGAGGCTTTAGAAGCACGTTCTAAGCAGACTTCAAATGTTACAGGTTTACCAACTGGTTTTAGAGACCTTGACAAGATTACAACAGGTTTACACCCAGATCAATTAGTTATTTTAGCTGCTCGGCCAGCAGTGGGGAAGACTGCCTTTGTTCTTAATATTGCGCAAAATGTGGGGACTAAGCAAAAAAAGACTGTTGCTATTTTTTCTTTGGAAATGGGTGCTGAAAGTTTAGTAGATCGTATGCTTGCAGCAGAAGGAATGGTTGATTCGCACAGTTTAAGAACAGGGCAACTCACAGATCAGGATTGGAATAATGTAACAATTGCTCAGGGAGCTTTGGCAGAAGCACCGATTTATATTGACGATACGCCCGGGATTAAAATTACTGAAATCCGCGCAAGATCACGGAAATTGTCTCAAGAAGTGGATGGTGGTTTAGGTCTCATTGTAATTGACTACTTACAGTTGATTACAGGAACTAAACCCGAAAATCGTCAGCAAGAGGTTTCAGATATTTCAAGACAGCTTAAAATCCTAGCTAAAGAATTGAAAGTACCAGTTATTGCCCTAAGTCAGCTTTCTCGTGGCGTTGAGCAAAGGCAAGATAAACGACCAGTTTTATCAGATATTCGTGAATCAGGATCTATTGAGCAGGATGCCGATATTGTAGCCTTCTTATACCGGGACGATTATTACCGTAAAGAATGTGATGATGCTGAAGAAGCTGTTGAAGATAACACAATTGAAGTTATCCTCGAGAAAAATAGAGCTGGGGCGCGTGGAACAGTCAAACTGATGTTCCAAAAAGAATACAACAAATTCTCAAGTATAGCCCAGTTTGAAGAAAGATAA
- a CDS encoding Veg family protein, protein MSDAFTDVAKMKKIKEDIRAHEGQLVELTLENGRKREKNKIGRLIEVYSSLFIIEYSDSSDTPGAIDNSYVESYTYSDILTEKTLIRYLD, encoded by the coding sequence ATGAGCGATGCATTTACAGATGTTGCAAAAATGAAAAAAATTAAAGAGGACATAAGAGCCCATGAAGGACAGTTAGTAGAATTAACCCTTGAGAATGGACGGAAACGGGAAAAAAATAAAATTGGTAGGCTTATTGAAGTTTACAGTTCACTCTTTATCATTGAGTATAGTGATAGCTCTGATACTCCAGGAGCAATTGATAATTCTTATGTCGAATCATACACCTATTCAGATATTTTGACAGAAAAAACATTAATTCGTTATTTAGATTGA
- the rpsD gene encoding 30S ribosomal protein S4 yields MSRYTGPSWKQSRRLGLSLTGTGKELARRNYVPGQHGPNNRSKLSEYGLQLAEKQKLRFSYGLGEKQFRNLFVQATKIKEGTLGFNFMVLLERRLDNVVYRLGLATTRRQARQFVNHGHILVDGKRVDIPSYRVDPGQVISVREKSMKVPAILEAVEATLGRPAFVSFDAEKLEGSLTRLPERDEINPEINEALVVEFYNKML; encoded by the coding sequence ATGTCACGTTATACTGGTCCATCATGGAAACAATCACGTCGCCTTGGTTTATCACTTACAGGCACAGGTAAAGAATTGGCACGTCGTAACTACGTTCCTGGTCAACACGGTCCAAACAACCGTAGCAAACTCTCAGAATATGGTTTGCAGTTAGCTGAGAAACAAAAACTTCGTTTCTCATACGGTTTAGGTGAAAAACAATTCCGTAACTTGTTCGTTCAAGCTACAAAAATCAAAGAAGGAACTCTTGGTTTCAACTTTATGGTTCTTTTAGAACGTCGTCTTGACAACGTTGTTTACCGTCTAGGTTTAGCAACTACTCGTCGTCAAGCACGTCAATTCGTTAACCACGGTCACATCCTTGTTGACGGTAAACGCGTTGATATCCCTTCATACCGCGTTGATCCAGGTCAAGTGATTTCAGTTCGCGAAAAATCAATGAAAGTACCTGCAATCCTTGAAGCTGTTGAAGCTACTCTTGGACGTCCAGCTTTCGTATCATTTGATGCTGAAAAACTTGAAGGTTCATTGACTCGCCTTCCAGAACGCGATGAAATTAACCCAGAAATCAATGAAGCACTTGTCGTTGAATTCTATAACAAAATGCTTTAA
- the sdaAB gene encoding L-serine ammonia-lyase, iron-sulfur-dependent subunit beta yields the protein MNTQKFQSVFDIIGPVMIGPSSSHTAGAVRIGKVVHSIFGDIPDEVTFHLYNSFAKTYRGHGTDKALVAGIMGMGTDNPDIKNSLEIAHQKGIKIYWDILKDSNAPHPNTVKISVKKADKTLSVTGVSIGGGNIQVTELNGFSVSLSMNTPTIVTVHKDIPGMIAKVTDILSSNNINIATMNVTRESAGEKATMIIEVDSRECQEAANQIAKIPHIYNVNFFD from the coding sequence ATGAATACACAAAAATTTCAATCAGTTTTTGACATCATTGGGCCAGTAATGATTGGTCCATCAAGTAGTCACACAGCTGGTGCCGTCAGAATTGGTAAGGTAGTCCATTCCATCTTTGGAGATATTCCTGATGAAGTGACGTTTCACCTTTATAATTCATTTGCTAAAACCTACAGAGGACATGGTACTGATAAGGCTCTTGTTGCAGGAATTATGGGTATGGGTACTGATAATCCTGATATTAAAAATTCTCTAGAAATTGCTCATCAAAAAGGGATAAAAATCTATTGGGATATCTTAAAAGATAGTAATGCTCCCCATCCCAATACTGTTAAAATCAGTGTCAAAAAAGCTGACAAAACACTTAGTGTTACTGGTGTTTCAATTGGAGGAGGAAACATTCAAGTAACAGAACTAAATGGTTTTTCTGTCTCGTTATCCATGAATACTCCTACTATAGTTACTGTACACAAAGATATTCCCGGAATGATCGCAAAGGTAACTGATATCCTATCTTCCAATAATATTAATATCGCCACAATGAATGTTACACGTGAATCCGCTGGTGAAAAAGCTACTATGATTATAGAAGTCGATTCTAGAGAGTGCCAAGAAGCAGCCAACCAAATTGCAAAAATTCCTCATATTTATAATGTCAACTTCTTTGACTAG
- the rplI gene encoding 50S ribosomal protein L9, translated as MKVIFLADVKGKGKKGEIKEVPTGYAQNFLIKKNLAKEATSQSIGELKGKQKAEEKAQAEILAEAQAVKAVLDEDKTRVQFQEKVGPDGRTFGSITAKKISEELQKQFGVKVDKRHIVLDHPIRAIGLIEVPVKLHKEVTAEIKLAITEA; from the coding sequence ATGAAAGTTATTTTTTTAGCAGATGTAAAAGGAAAAGGTAAAAAAGGAGAAATCAAAGAGGTCCCAACAGGCTATGCTCAAAATTTCCTTATTAAGAAAAATTTAGCTAAAGAAGCAACTAGTCAAAGCATCGGTGAATTAAAAGGAAAACAAAAAGCTGAAGAAAAAGCTCAAGCTGAAATATTAGCAGAAGCTCAAGCTGTCAAGGCTGTTTTGGATGAGGACAAAACACGTGTTCAATTTCAAGAAAAAGTTGGTCCAGATGGACGTACATTTGGTTCCATCACAGCTAAAAAGATTTCAGAAGAATTGCAAAAGCAATTTGGTGTAAAAGTTGATAAACGTCATATTGTTTTAGATCATCCTATCCGCGCCATTGGTCTAATTGAAGTTCCTGTGAAATTACATAAGGAAGTAACAGCTGAGATTAAATTGGCTATCACAGAAGCATAA
- the mnmA gene encoding tRNA 2-thiouridine(34) synthase MnmA encodes MTDNSKIRVVVGMSGGVDSSVTALLLKEQGYDVIGVFMKNWDDTDEFGVCTATEDYKDVAAVADKIGIPYYSVNFEKEYWDRVFEYFLAEYRAGRTPNPDVMCNKEIKFKAFLDYAMTLGADYVATGHYAQVKRDENGTVHMLRGADNGKDQTYFLSQLSQEQLQKTLFPLGHLQKSEVREIAERAGLATAKKKDSTGICFIGEKNFKQFLSQYLPAQKGRMMTIDGRDMGEHAGLMYYTIGQRGGLGIGGQHGGDNQPWFVVGKDLSQNILYVGQGFYHEALMSNSLDASVIHFTREMPEEFTFECTAKFRYRQPDSHVAVHVRGDKAEVVFAEPQRAITPGQAVVFYDGKECLGGGMIDMAYKNGQPCQYI; translated from the coding sequence ATGACAGATAACTCAAAGATACGTGTTGTCGTTGGTATGAGTGGTGGCGTTGATTCATCTGTAACAGCTCTACTTTTAAAGGAGCAAGGTTATGATGTTATTGGTGTCTTCATGAAAAACTGGGACGATACAGATGAATTTGGTGTTTGCACAGCTACTGAAGATTACAAAGATGTAGCAGCCGTTGCTGATAAAATCGGTATTCCTTACTATTCAGTCAATTTTGAAAAAGAATATTGGGACAGAGTATTTGAATATTTCTTGGCCGAATACCGAGCAGGTCGTACTCCAAATCCTGATGTCATGTGTAATAAGGAAATAAAATTTAAAGCTTTCCTTGACTATGCCATGACTTTAGGTGCAGATTATGTAGCAACGGGACACTATGCTCAAGTCAAGCGTGATGAAAATGGTACGGTTCACATGTTACGTGGAGCTGATAATGGCAAAGACCAAACCTACTTTTTAAGTCAACTATCACAGGAACAACTACAAAAGACTTTATTCCCCCTTGGTCATTTGCAAAAGTCAGAAGTTAGAGAAATCGCTGAGCGAGCAGGGCTTGCAACGGCTAAAAAGAAAGATTCAACAGGTATTTGTTTTATTGGTGAAAAGAATTTCAAACAGTTTTTGAGCCAGTACTTACCGGCACAAAAAGGTCGCATGATGACTATTGATGGTCGCGATATGGGAGAACATGCCGGCCTTATGTATTATACTATTGGTCAGCGTGGGGGTCTGGGCATTGGTGGTCAGCATGGTGGGGATAATCAACCTTGGTTTGTTGTCGGTAAAGATTTGTCGCAAAATATTTTATACGTTGGTCAAGGTTTCTACCATGAAGCCCTAATGTCAAATAGTCTTGACGCCTCAGTCATCCATTTTACACGTGAGATGCCAGAAGAGTTCACATTTGAATGTACTGCTAAATTTCGCTATCGTCAACCCGATTCACACGTGGCGGTGCATGTTCGAGGAGATAAGGCAGAAGTTGTTTTTGCAGAGCCACAGCGCGCGATTACTCCTGGTCAAGCTGTTGTTTTCTATGACGGAAAAGAATGCCTTGGTGGTGGTATGATTGACATGGCTTATAAAAATGGGCAGCCTTGTCAGTACATTTAA
- a CDS encoding NUDIX domain-containing protein, producing the protein MIVRNGKNFLTRDADDQYYTIGGTSLVGEKTHETVLRETLEEVGIRAKVNQLAFMVENHFDIDDVFWHNIEFHYLVSPLEDPKLEMIENASDRFVNGFQSINWIK; encoded by the coding sequence TTGATTGTTAGAAATGGTAAGAATTTTTTAACTAGAGATGCAGATGACCAATATTACACCATTGGTGGTACAAGTTTGGTAGGTGAAAAAACGCATGAAACTGTTTTACGTGAAACCTTAGAGGAAGTTGGTATTCGAGCTAAGGTTAATCAACTGGCTTTTATGGTTGAGAATCATTTTGATATCGATGATGTTTTCTGGCATAATATTGAATTTCATTATTTGGTAAGCCCCTTAGAAGACCCTAAACTAGAAATGATAGAGAATGCAAGCGACAGGTTTGTGAATGGATTCCAATCAATCAACTGGATCAAATGA
- a CDS encoding DHH family phosphoesterase — MKKFRFETIHLIMMGLILFGLLALCVSIMQSKILILLAIFLVLLFVVALLWYQKEAYQLSDLAHIELLNEQTEDNLKTLLDNMPVGVVQFDQETNAVEWYNPYAELIFTTEEGFIQNGLIQQIITEKRREDISQTFEVSGNKYTSYIDVSSGIFYFFDSFVGNRQLADASMLRPVVGIISVDNYDDITDDLSDADTSKINSFVANFIDEFMESKRIFYRRVNMDRYYFFTDFKTLNDLMDNKFSVLEEFRKEAQDAQRPLTLSIGISFGEENHSQIGQVALENLNIALVRGGDQIVIRENADHTNPIYFGGGSVSTVKRSRTRTRAMMTAISDRIKMVDNVFIVGHRKLDMDALGSAVGMQFFAGNIIENSFAVYNPDEMSPDIERAIERLQADGKTRLISVSQAMGLVTPRSLLVMVDHSKISLTLSKEFYEQFQNVIVVDHHRRDDDFPDNAILTFIESGASSAAELVTELIQFQNAKKCLNKIQASVLMAGIMLDTKNFSTRVTSRTFDVASYLRSKGSDSVEIQNISATDFEEYKQINEIILQGERLGDSIIVAAGEKNHLYSNVIASKAADTILSMAHVEASFVLVETASHKIAISARSRSKINVQRVMEKLGGGGHFNLAACQLTDISLPQAKYLLLKTINMTMKETGEVES, encoded by the coding sequence ATGAAAAAATTTCGTTTTGAAACCATTCATTTGATTATGATGGGATTGATTTTATTTGGACTGCTGGCACTTTGTGTCAGTATTATGCAATCAAAAATATTAATATTATTAGCTATTTTTCTCGTTTTGCTATTTGTTGTTGCTCTTTTATGGTATCAAAAAGAAGCTTATCAATTATCAGACTTAGCTCATATTGAGCTCTTAAATGAACAAACAGAAGATAACCTAAAAACGCTACTTGATAATATGCCTGTTGGAGTAGTTCAATTTGATCAAGAGACCAACGCTGTAGAATGGTATAATCCTTATGCAGAATTAATTTTTACAACTGAAGAGGGTTTTATACAAAACGGTTTGATTCAGCAAATTATTACGGAAAAACGTCGTGAAGATATTTCTCAAACATTTGAAGTTTCTGGTAATAAATACACTTCTTATATTGATGTATCATCAGGAATTTTTTATTTTTTTGATAGCTTTGTGGGAAACAGGCAATTAGCTGATGCTAGTATGTTAAGACCGGTTGTTGGCATTATTTCGGTTGATAATTATGATGATATCACTGATGATTTATCAGATGCAGATACCTCAAAAATTAATTCATTTGTAGCTAACTTCATTGATGAGTTTATGGAGTCAAAACGGATTTTTTACCGTCGTGTTAATATGGATCGCTACTATTTCTTTACAGACTTTAAAACATTAAATGATTTGATGGATAATAAATTTTCTGTCTTAGAAGAGTTTCGTAAAGAAGCTCAAGATGCTCAGCGCCCTTTAACACTCAGCATAGGAATTTCTTTTGGTGAAGAAAATCATAGCCAGATTGGACAGGTAGCTCTTGAGAATCTTAATATTGCGCTTGTTCGTGGTGGTGATCAGATTGTCATTCGTGAAAATGCGGATCATACGAATCCAATTTATTTCGGGGGAGGGTCTGTTTCTACAGTTAAACGTTCAAGAACACGTACCCGTGCTATGATGACAGCTATTTCAGATCGAATCAAGATGGTGGACAATGTTTTTATTGTTGGACATAGGAAACTTGATATGGATGCACTAGGTTCAGCTGTTGGTATGCAATTTTTCGCAGGTAACATTATTGAAAATAGTTTTGCCGTTTACAATCCAGATGAGATGAGTCCAGATATTGAAAGGGCTATTGAGCGATTGCAGGCTGACGGAAAGACTCGTCTAATCAGTGTTTCTCAAGCAATGGGTTTAGTGACTCCAAGATCACTTTTAGTAATGGTTGACCATTCTAAGATATCTTTAACACTTTCTAAAGAATTTTATGAACAGTTTCAAAATGTTATTGTAGTTGATCATCACAGAAGAGATGATGATTTTCCTGATAATGCTATCTTAACTTTTATTGAAAGTGGAGCAAGTAGTGCTGCGGAGCTCGTCACTGAGTTAATTCAATTTCAAAATGCTAAAAAATGTTTAAATAAGATCCAAGCCAGTGTTTTAATGGCAGGTATTATGCTTGATACTAAAAATTTTTCTACGCGAGTGACAAGTCGTACCTTTGATGTCGCTAGTTACTTAAGAAGCAAAGGAAGTGATAGTGTTGAAATTCAAAATATATCCGCAACAGATTTTGAAGAATATAAGCAAATAAATGAAATTATTTTACAAGGAGAACGTCTTGGTGACAGTATCATTGTAGCTGCAGGAGAAAAAAATCATCTTTATAGCAATGTTATTGCTAGTAAAGCTGCAGATACGATACTGTCAATGGCTCACGTTGAGGCTAGCTTTGTATTAGTTGAAACAGCTTCTCATAAGATTGCTATTTCAGCTAGAAGTCGTAGTAAAATCAATGTTCAACGTGTGATGGAAAAATTAGGTGGAGGAGGCCACTTTAATCTTGCTGCCTGTCAGTTAACGGATATCAGTCTTCCCCAAGCGAAGTACTTATTATTGAAAACTATTAATATGACAATGAAAGAAACAGGAGAAGTAGAATCATGA
- a CDS encoding ISAs1-like element IS1548 family transposase, with protein MIDFIISIDDCAVELDSRQSWKIRYPLSTILFLVFVCQLAGIETWKEMEDFIEMNEPLFATYVDLSEGCPSHDTLERVISLVNSDRLKELKVQFEQSLTSLDAVHQLISVDGKTIRGNRGKNQKPVHIVTAYDGGHHLSLGQVAVEEKSNEIVAIPQLLRTIDIRKSIVTIDAMGTQTAIVDTIIKGKADYCLAVKGNQETLYDDIALYFSDVNLLEELQENAQYYQTVEKSRGQIEVREYWVSSDIKWLCQNYPKWHKLRGIGMTRNTIDKDGQLSQENRYFIFSFKPDVLTFANCVRGHWQIESMHWLLDVVYHEDHHQTLDKRAAFNLNLIRKMCLYFLKVMVFPKKDLSYRRKQRYISVHLEDYLVQLFGERG; from the coding sequence ATGATTGATTTTATTATTTCTATTGATGATTGCGCAGTTGAATTGGATAGTCGTCAATCTTGGAAAATTCGCTACCCCTTATCAACCATTCTATTTCTTGTCTTCGTTTGTCAGTTAGCTGGCATTGAAACCTGGAAGGAGATGGAAGATTTTATTGAAATGAATGAACCATTGTTTGCGACCTACGTTGATTTGAGTGAAGGTTGTCCGTCTCATGATACCTTAGAGCGTGTGATTAGTCTTGTTAATTCAGACCGTTTAAAAGAGCTTAAAGTTCAATTTGAGCAATCATTGACAAGCTTAGATGCCGTTCATCAACTGATTTCAGTGGACGGTAAAACGATTCGAGGCAATCGAGGTAAAAATCAGAAGCCTGTTCATATTGTAACGGCTTATGATGGGGGTCATCATCTTAGTTTGGGACAGGTAGCGGTTGAGGAGAAAAGTAATGAAATTGTTGCCATCCCTCAGCTATTGCGGACAATTGATATCCGTAAAAGCATTGTAACGATAGACGCAATGGGCACGCAGACGGCTATCGTTGATACGATTATAAAAGGTAAAGCAGACTATTGCTTAGCCGTCAAAGGAAATCAAGAAACACTTTATGATGATATTGCTCTTTATTTTAGTGATGTCAACTTATTGGAAGAACTCCAAGAAAATGCACAGTATTATCAGACTGTTGAAAAATCTAGGGGACAGATTGAAGTTAGAGAATACTGGGTGTCTTCCGATATCAAATGGTTGTGTCAAAATTATCCCAAATGGCATAAGTTACGTGGTATTGGGATGACTCGTAACACGATTGATAAGGATGGTCAGCTGAGTCAAGAGAATCGTTATTTTATCTTTAGCTTTAAGCCGGATGTCCTCACATTTGCCAATTGTGTACGAGGTCATTGGCAGATAGAGAGTATGCACTGGTTATTGGACGTTGTTTATCATGAAGATCATCATCAGACATTGGATAAAAGAGCCGCATTTAACCTAAATCTTATCCGAAAAATGTGCTTATATTTTCTCAAAGTGATGGTATTTCCTAAAAAAGACCTCAGTTATCGTCGCAAACAACGGTATATTTCTGTCCATTTGGAAGATTATTTAGTCCAATTATTTGGAGAAAGAGGCTAA